CACTTGGAAATCTCGTATCCGGACCCTTTTGTTATATGAATTCATAACCCGGCTTCGATATGCTTCCATTCGAATGAAAGCTCGATCTCTTTTTTCTTCCACCAAATCCAACTCCATAGCTCGGGACTGATCATTGTTgtccgggtaagattctacccgggaaGAGGTTTGCCCGATTTCAACTGGGAAGACTTCAGAACCATATATCAAGTTGAAAGGAGTTTATTGGGTAGGTGCTCGGGAGTAGTTCTGTAAGCCCAGAGAACACTGGGTAATTCTTCCACCCAATCCCTTCCTTTGCCTTGTAGTCTCGTTTTCAGTGCTTGCACAATaattctattgacaacttctgtTTGACCATTAGCTTGAGGATATGCCACAGAGGTAAAAGATTGAGTGATCTTCATTTCCTGGCACCACGATGTAAGTCCTTTGCCCTGAAATTGTCTCCCATTATCTGAGATTAGTCTCCTGGGCACCCCAAACCGGCACACAATGTTTTCCACAAAAATTTCAATACTTCCTGCTCAGTAATTTTTGCCAAGGGCTCAGCTTCTACCCACTTGGAAAAGTAATCCACGGCTActaacaagatttttttctgaTCTCGGGCAATTGGGAAAGGACCCACGATATCCATGCCCCATTGATCAAAGGGGCAAGATGCCCAGATAGGCTTCATGAGAGTAGCCGGGGTGTTTTTAAAATTCGAGTGATGTTGACAGCCCTCACAAGATTAGACCACCCGAGCAGAATCTTGACTGAGAGTTGGCCACCAGAAACCGGCAAGCATTGTTTTCCAGGCCAAAGACATTCCTCCGAGGTGCTCAGCACAACATCCTTTATGAATCTCTCGGAGGACATAATCGACCTCTTTCTCGGACAAGCATTTCAAAAGAGGTCCCTGGAACGATCTCCTGTACAAAATATTgtttaagagaacaaacctgggagCTTGTCTTTTAGTTTTCTAAGCTCGGTCTTTGTCCTTAGGCAGTTCATTACTTACAATGAACTTAATCAGAGGTGTCATCCAGGAGTCCTCTGGTTTTGGTAACATTTCTTCCTCGGTAGAAAGGATCAATCGGGAAACATGCAAGACCTCCCGGGTGCTTACTTCTGACAAGGAAGCAGCCATTTTTGCCAGAGTATCTGCCTCGCTATTCTCTTCCCGGGGTATTTGTTCAATACCCCAATCCGTAAAAACTTCTGCTCGGGTTTTGATGAGCCGTAAATACTTTAACATCCTGTCATCCTTAGCTTCATAGACGCCCTTTATCTGCTGATTAATGAGTTTCGAATCAGAATATAGAATAATCCGGGAAGCCCCGACTTCCCGGGCAGCTTGGACACCAGCTAGGACagcctcatactcgtcctcattGTTAGTTACCCGGGAGTCAATTCTCAGCGCTAGTTTAATCTTTTCTCCCAGGGGAGATATTATCACAACCCCTACTCCACACCCAGCAAGGCTAGACGCCCCGGGCATCCACGAATACTCTCCATACTTCCTCCTCATTGGGTTGGACCATCTTGGATAAAAAATCTGATAGAGCTTGTGCTTTGATGACCACCCGGGGTTTGTATTCAATGTCATACTCCCACAACTCTACTGTCCATTTGATCATTCGCCCGGATACTTCAGAGTGAGTCAAAATCCTGCCGAAAGGACTATTGGTAAGAACAATGATTTGATGTGACAGGAAGTAGGGTCTTAGCTTCCGGGCGGTCATGATCAAGGCCAAAACAATCTTCTCCACTTCGCTGTACCGGAGCTCGAGTCCTCTTAGAGCATGGCTGACATAGTAGACAGGCTTTTGATCAGAGCCTTCTTCTTTTACCAGAACTGAGCTGACAGCATACTCTGTAGTAGATAGATAAACAAATAGTTTTTCCCCAGGCTCCGGCTTTACCAACACAGGGAGCTCTGCAAGGTGAATCTTCAAGTCCTGGAAGGCCTGCTCACATTTTTCATCCCACCCGAATTGTTGGGCCTTCCTTAGAACCTGGAAGAAAGGATAACTCCTGTGTGCTGACCGGGATATAAATCGAGACAGGGAAGCAATCCTCCTGATCAGCTTCTGTACTTCTTTGACAGATCGGGGGGATGCCATACACAACACGgacttgactttttcttgattcaCCTCGATCCCTCGATCTGTCACTATGAATCCCAAGAATTTGCCACTCTTGACACCAAAAATGCATTTGGCAGGGTTAAGCTTGATCCCGTAATGCATTAGAGTGGCAAATGTTTCTTCCATATCAATGAAATTCACAACCTCCTTGGACTTGGCcagaatatcatccacatagacttCCATATTTCGTCCCAGCTGCTTCTCAAAGACTTTGTTCATTAGACGCTGGTAAGTAGcccatgcattcttcaacccgaaaggcattatatataacaaaatgtacctcccgaggtgatgaagctggctttaTCTTGGTCACTCTTGGCTAGgggaatttgatgatatccttGGTATGCATCCATGAAGCTCAATAGTTCAAAACCCGAGGTGGAGTCCACCAGCTGGTCAATCCTGGGCAAGGGGTAATGGTCTTTAGGGCAAGCCTTGTTGAGATCGCGGAAATCTACACACATTCGCCACTTTCCGGTGGATTTAGGTACCAGCACCACATTCGAAAGCCATGTGGGGAATTGAATTTCTCGAATGTGGCCGGCCTTCAGCAGCTCCTTCACTTGctcatcaataactttgtcTTTTTCAGGACCAAAGTGTCTTTTTCTGCTTCAGGGTGAGATCCCGGGAGAATGTTCAGTTGGTGCTCCGATATCAGGGGAGAAATCCCTGTCAACTCCTGCTGGGACCAGGCAAATACATTAATATTAGCTTTTAAACAGTTAATCAAACTAACTCGGGTGGATGCATTGAGGTCCCGAGCCATCCGGATTTGCTGGCCTGGTCCGATTTCTATCATCTCCTGCTCCTCCTCTGCTACAAAATGTACTTCCCCTTTCTCCACCACTCTTCCTCCAACTTCATCCATCCTTTCCTTCTTCCCTTCTCTCTTGGTTTTGCTCTGATCAACCCGGACTGCTCCACATAACATTTTCGGGAAGAAGGTTGATCTCCCCTAACTTCTCCTACCCGGGCTCCCACATGAAACTTTATCTTTAGATGGTAAGTGGATGCCACAGCCCTTAATTCATTCATAGCCGGCCTCCCCAAAATGATATTGTATGAAGATGGGGAGTCCACTACAGTGAAAGAGGTCATCACTGTCTTCTTGAGATCCTGAGAGCCTAGGGTTAGTGGTAGGACAATCTCTCCTTCCGGGTAGACCACGTGGCCAGCAAAGCCAAAGAGGGCAGTTTCCACAGCTTCCAAGTGAAAAccctgcaaatccatctgcGCAAAGACATCTTTAAAAATCACATTTACAGAACTGCCCGAATCAACAAAGACCCTCAAAATGTCATAATTTGCCACACGGGCTTGGATAACCAGGGTATCACTGTGGGGCAGATTCACCCCTATCAAATCTTCTGGGCCAAAACTGATGACCGCCTCGTTCCTCCTTGCTCCCTCTACCTCCATACACTCCCTCCTACTTCTCGACTTTCTCGCCCGGttggagtctccatcagtagagcctcctgatatcattttaatcaaCCCCGTCGCAGGGGGCAAATTATTTTTCCACTCGGGCTCAGGCTCCTTCTTCTCCCGGGTTCACTCCTCGGGTTATTCCTCATACCTCTCCCTCGGGCACTGGATCC
This portion of the Primulina tabacum isolate GXHZ01 unplaced genomic scaffold, ASM2559414v2 Contig390, whole genome shotgun sequence genome encodes:
- the LOC142534150 gene encoding uncharacterized protein LOC142534150 codes for the protein MAMLHCYTDRIKCKVFLTTLVDSAQRWFEGLAPQSISYFKDFQKLFSHHFSSSKKYKKTAFSFFEVKQSPEKSLRAYIRRFNRVALDVPTCATETKTTAFTQGLREGEFFKSLTKMPGNFEDLLSRAEKYINMEEAQKQKRGCKKEERTGYLSPRRGGKREGNYALPSILGPSHNNQRPRLPPWTSRKPGSSARGRGGSTDGDSNRARKSRSRRECMEVEGARRNEAVISFGPEDLIGVNLPHSDTLVIQARVANYDILRVFVDSGSSVNVIFKDVFAQMDLQGFHLEAVETALFGFAGHVVYPEGEIVLPLTLGSQDLKKTVMTSFTVVDSPSSYNIILGRPAMNELRAVASTYHLKIKFHVGARVGEVRGDQPSSRKCYVEQSGLIRAKPREKGRRKGWMKLEEEWWRKGKYIL